Proteins from one Bdellovibrio svalbardensis genomic window:
- a CDS encoding bestrophin-like domain: MTIEILYQIPLWIIFITMVTILLAASYFFYYIGQKAQKQHPERNDSINELLPTSIFGLLALLLGFSFSMSIARYDTRKTLSMKEANAIGTTYLRTDNLPENTGFQIRQLLKDYTKHRLIFFEHQRIGLKGYNQRTQDLQNQIWKLAAGVTRTDRGPLIAIFMQSLNEMIDLSSERAFASENHVPEIVHHMIFLIAFIGLSSLSYVSGFKNQRRLAPVFLSLLFPLVIALILDLDRPGRGLIRVTQTNMLELYDSIHNQE; the protein is encoded by the coding sequence ATGACAATTGAAATTCTATATCAAATCCCTCTATGGATCATTTTTATCACGATGGTTACCATCCTCTTGGCTGCAAGTTACTTTTTTTATTACATAGGCCAAAAAGCGCAGAAACAGCATCCTGAAAGAAATGACTCTATCAACGAGCTTCTCCCGACGAGTATTTTTGGATTGCTGGCTTTGTTGCTGGGGTTTTCATTCTCTATGTCGATTGCCAGATATGACACCAGAAAAACATTATCTATGAAAGAAGCCAATGCCATTGGTACAACCTATCTGCGTACAGACAATCTACCTGAAAATACCGGATTTCAAATTCGCCAACTTCTTAAAGACTATACTAAGCATCGTTTGATTTTTTTCGAACACCAGCGCATTGGCTTAAAAGGATATAATCAAAGAACTCAAGATTTACAAAATCAGATCTGGAAATTGGCGGCAGGAGTAACTCGCACTGATCGTGGACCTTTGATTGCCATCTTTATGCAATCATTGAACGAAATGATCGATCTGTCTAGCGAGCGCGCATTTGCCTCCGAAAACCATGTCCCAGAAATTGTTCACCATATGATCTTCCTCATTGCCTTTATTGGACTGAGCTCATTGAGCTATGTTAGCGGATTCAAAAATCAACGAAGACTTGCTCCGGTCTTTCTCTCACTACTCTTTCCCTTAGTCATTGCACTTATACTTGATTTGGATCGCCCAGGAAGAGGTCTGATTCGTGTAACTCAAACTAATATGTTGGAACTTTACGACAGCATTCACAACCAAGAATAG
- a CDS encoding tail fiber domain-containing protein, which translates to MERTCIAFIFTILFGLGAWATGPSTTNSLTYQGRILKADGSPLEHNNVSFLFEITNPTGSCIIYREQVNGINMTNSGGVFDVPIGSGTKLYPADPLFKMVDSFNNDQTFVCDGGVSYTPMIDAIRVLQVQFHDGTGWKSISPSSEIRSVPFAAYSISAKKLGTNVASDFVLKTSIPTCTAGQVLSSNGTTISCVNDAGATGLVSTVAGSGPITVTGTSSVTVSATVGTTAGTLAAGDDSRFSDARAPMGAAGGDLSGTYPNPTVGNNAITTAKINDAAVTTAKLFANPGINRLVSTDSTTGATLTHLDCAVGELLTWSVANGWQCTSQSSLTVGTTVNFTGSLAGDVSGTQGATSVNKIKGITVDTTGLTTGQILKYDGTKWAPAADSNAGGTITGVTAGTGLTGGGTTGTVTLNVDVGTSANQIPQLDAGGKISSSVMPAFTGDATSSAGSTALTLANSGVTAGTYKSVTVDAKGRVTSGTNPSTLAGYGITDALPLAGGTMSGAIDMNSNNLTNLGYVTMSANKSLHLSNNAADPGGLTLADKGKTWYNTTTNQIKYWDGTAAIALGVAGAGLTSLGGQTGSTQTFAIGTSGATPAWSSGSNTHTLNIPMASSAGTTAGLLSKTDYDSFAAKQAAGSYITALTGDVTAAGPGSAAATIAANAVTTGKILDGTILGADLNFTGVNNATSGITIVDSTGKFNNFSCGTTGHVATWTVTGWACQAPATSGTVTSVATGTGLSGGPITGSGTISLANTAVTAGTYGSATQVGTFTVDAQGRLNSASNVTVTPAWSSITSKPNTLSGYGINDAVSSTLASGKILVGDAVNVATPQTLSGDATLSNSGSLTLASSGVTAGTYSKVTVDAKGRVTAGANIASGDVTTALGFTPLNKAGDVMSGLLGLNGVAADPGSLVAGDKGKMWYRTDTNEIKYWNGSTAVALGISGAGLTSLNGQSGSTQTFAIGTSGTAPAFSSATNTHTLNIPMAATAGTTAGLLSKADYDSFVAKQAAGNYITALTGDVTATGPGSVAATIAANAVTTAKINNLAVTDAKINDVAVNKITSAATKYFTYAPNNVACTNGQVLVKTANGWECGTDAGGTVTNITVGAGLTGGPITTTGTIGLGTELTGVNGLSTTGFVQRTGAGAYSTVTGNTAASNNTVVQRDGTGVSGFYGVGIQGSTSGTATIRAPTSFTNYSLTLPADDGLANQVLQTDGAGALSWVNQSAGADNLGNHTATQNIKLGSFWLSGDGGNEGITVDASGNVGIGTGTPEFKLSLIGDGGILSTGTFGSGASLVTAGAGTRMLWYPKKAAFRAGTATATGEWNDVNIGTYSTAFGYATQASGQYSFAIGNGAYAIGSNSIAMGGAYSSGANSVGLGRVANAIGYSAVALGDSTYAGGDYSTAMGGTARAEAMYSTAIGRFNVGGGNATTWVATDPLFEIGIGASGASKANAVTVLKNGNVGIGTTSPNSKLHVALSSSGEALTMDAPAAGFVSSSFTVGGVTKASMGIASGPNTFLSSSGELAGDFVMKSTGGNFIFGNYYSNEAMRIDKNGLVGIGTTTPGAPLDVKGAIRMTGATSGYTGFKPAAAAGSTVWTLPAADGTANQVLKTDGAGNLGWVTPSAGGITSLGGLTAATQTFAIGTTGTAPAFSSVTSTHTLNIPMASTASVTAGLISKTDYDNFNNKLSATITTPATGQVIRYNGTNWVNALVALSTDVTGTLAVANGGTGATTAAAARTNLGLGTSSTLNTGTSSGSIPLIGVSGITANKMCTSDGTSSIICNTNIPTGSQWTTTGSDIYYNTGNVGVGTTSPTSNLVVASNGIFGTQFALENSDTGGHVWKIVSNGSGNAGGAGGLLFSDTTAGAARMLISSNGNVGIGTTSPASALHVVGDIQFTGTITDVSDRRLKKNIQPIVSGLETVRKISVYSYVMKDDPNERIEYGVMAQDLVQILPQLVKNIDPNTDYMGVNYLGLIPWSIKAIQEVDKQVQQDHASAKKMNRDLASVQDENKKLQDAVKRLEEKNKKLEEKISAILSRLEKH; encoded by the coding sequence ATGGAACGTACCTGCATAGCATTCATATTCACTATTTTATTCGGTCTTGGCGCTTGGGCTACGGGTCCTAGCACAACCAACTCGTTAACTTACCAAGGACGAATTCTAAAGGCTGATGGTAGCCCTCTAGAACACAACAACGTCAGCTTCCTATTTGAAATCACCAACCCTACTGGATCTTGCATTATCTACCGTGAACAAGTGAACGGCATCAACATGACCAACTCTGGTGGTGTGTTCGATGTACCTATTGGTTCTGGGACTAAGCTTTACCCTGCTGATCCTTTGTTCAAGATGGTCGATTCATTTAATAATGATCAAACATTCGTCTGTGATGGCGGAGTCTCTTACACTCCGATGATCGATGCGATCCGTGTTTTACAAGTTCAATTCCATGATGGCACAGGTTGGAAATCGATCAGTCCTTCAAGCGAAATTCGCAGTGTTCCTTTTGCTGCTTATTCAATCTCTGCAAAAAAACTTGGAACTAACGTCGCGTCTGATTTCGTTTTAAAAACGAGCATCCCAACTTGTACGGCTGGCCAAGTCCTTTCATCCAACGGAACCACGATTAGTTGCGTGAACGATGCCGGCGCGACGGGTCTTGTCTCTACTGTTGCGGGAAGCGGTCCAATTACTGTGACTGGAACTTCAAGTGTAACTGTTTCTGCCACGGTGGGAACAACTGCTGGCACCTTAGCTGCCGGAGATGATTCACGTTTTAGCGATGCCCGTGCTCCGATGGGGGCTGCGGGTGGCGATCTTTCAGGAACCTATCCCAACCCCACTGTCGGCAACAATGCCATCACGACTGCGAAAATCAATGATGCCGCGGTTACGACAGCCAAGTTATTTGCCAATCCCGGAATCAATAGACTTGTCTCCACAGATTCAACTACTGGAGCAACCCTCACTCATTTAGACTGTGCAGTTGGTGAACTCTTAACTTGGAGTGTTGCCAACGGTTGGCAATGTACTTCACAAAGCTCTTTGACAGTTGGCACCACTGTTAACTTTACCGGCTCTCTTGCTGGTGATGTTAGCGGAACACAAGGCGCTACTTCCGTAAATAAAATTAAAGGAATCACAGTAGATACGACAGGACTGACGACGGGGCAGATTTTGAAGTATGACGGGACAAAGTGGGCCCCTGCTGCGGATAGCAATGCCGGTGGTACAATCACTGGCGTCACTGCTGGCACAGGTCTCACGGGCGGCGGAACAACAGGAACTGTGACCTTAAACGTTGATGTTGGTACAAGCGCCAATCAAATTCCGCAACTGGATGCTGGTGGAAAAATTTCTTCTAGCGTGATGCCAGCTTTCACTGGTGATGCGACCAGCTCGGCGGGTTCAACAGCGTTGACTCTTGCAAACTCAGGAGTCACTGCAGGAACTTATAAATCTGTGACGGTCGATGCTAAAGGTCGTGTCACTTCTGGAACAAATCCTTCGACACTTGCTGGCTACGGAATCACAGATGCACTGCCATTAGCTGGCGGTACAATGTCTGGCGCTATTGACATGAATAGCAACAACCTCACGAATCTTGGCTACGTGACTATGTCAGCGAATAAATCTTTGCATCTATCAAACAATGCCGCTGACCCTGGCGGCTTGACCCTCGCTGACAAAGGTAAAACATGGTACAATACCACGACCAATCAAATTAAATATTGGGATGGAACGGCTGCGATTGCTCTAGGGGTTGCAGGTGCTGGCTTAACTTCACTTGGCGGGCAAACTGGATCTACACAAACTTTTGCTATCGGCACTTCTGGTGCTACCCCAGCATGGTCTTCTGGTTCGAACACTCACACATTAAATATTCCGATGGCCTCTTCCGCTGGCACGACTGCGGGGCTTTTAAGTAAAACTGATTATGATTCTTTTGCAGCGAAACAGGCCGCTGGAAGTTATATCACCGCCTTAACTGGTGATGTAACTGCTGCGGGGCCGGGATCTGCCGCCGCAACGATTGCTGCAAATGCAGTTACAACGGGTAAAATATTAGATGGCACCATTTTAGGTGCTGATTTGAATTTCACCGGAGTCAATAATGCCACATCAGGAATTACTATCGTAGACTCTACTGGTAAATTTAATAACTTCTCTTGCGGAACTACGGGTCACGTTGCGACTTGGACTGTCACTGGCTGGGCCTGTCAGGCTCCTGCTACAAGTGGTACCGTAACCAGCGTGGCCACAGGAACTGGTTTGAGTGGTGGTCCGATCACTGGTTCAGGAACTATTTCATTGGCAAATACCGCGGTGACAGCTGGCACATACGGTTCAGCGACTCAAGTGGGCACCTTTACAGTGGATGCTCAAGGTCGCTTGAACTCAGCATCAAATGTGACAGTGACTCCGGCATGGTCTTCAATTACAAGCAAGCCAAACACTCTTTCTGGCTATGGGATCAATGATGCAGTCTCATCAACTTTGGCTTCTGGAAAAATTCTGGTGGGTGATGCCGTTAACGTTGCTACACCACAAACACTATCAGGAGACGCAACCCTATCAAATTCAGGTTCACTAACTCTTGCATCCAGTGGCGTGACCGCGGGAACTTATTCTAAAGTCACAGTCGATGCCAAAGGCCGCGTGACAGCTGGTGCGAATATCGCATCCGGTGATGTGACGACGGCATTGGGTTTTACACCTCTGAATAAGGCTGGCGATGTTATGTCAGGCCTTTTGGGCCTGAATGGCGTAGCTGCCGACCCAGGAAGCCTAGTCGCTGGTGACAAAGGTAAAATGTGGTATCGTACAGATACTAATGAAATCAAGTATTGGAATGGTTCTACTGCCGTTGCATTAGGCATTTCCGGAGCTGGTTTAACTTCTTTGAACGGCCAAAGTGGTTCCACACAAACATTTGCAATTGGAACTTCAGGTACAGCTCCGGCATTTAGTTCCGCGACGAATACACACACACTTAATATTCCGATGGCTGCAACAGCAGGTACCACTGCGGGTCTTTTGAGTAAAGCTGACTATGATTCTTTTGTAGCGAAACAAGCTGCTGGGAACTACATCACCGCCCTGACAGGTGATGTGACTGCTACAGGGCCTGGATCTGTCGCAGCGACAATTGCCGCGAATGCGGTGACGACTGCGAAGATTAACAACCTTGCGGTGACAGATGCAAAAATCAATGACGTCGCGGTGAACAAAATTACCAGCGCTGCTACGAAGTACTTCACTTACGCTCCGAACAACGTGGCTTGTACAAATGGCCAAGTCTTAGTTAAAACTGCCAACGGTTGGGAGTGCGGAACTGACGCTGGTGGAACTGTGACGAACATCACTGTTGGTGCCGGTCTTACTGGTGGTCCGATCACAACTACAGGGACGATTGGTCTTGGAACTGAGCTCACTGGTGTGAATGGCTTGTCGACAACAGGCTTTGTGCAAAGAACAGGCGCTGGTGCATATTCAACAGTCACTGGCAACACTGCAGCCTCCAACAACACAGTTGTACAACGTGACGGCACAGGTGTGAGTGGATTCTATGGCGTGGGCATTCAAGGTTCCACAAGTGGAACAGCAACGATCAGAGCCCCAACTTCTTTCACGAACTACTCTCTAACACTTCCTGCGGACGACGGCCTTGCCAATCAAGTTCTTCAGACAGATGGAGCTGGTGCTTTGAGTTGGGTGAATCAATCTGCTGGCGCCGACAATCTTGGCAATCATACTGCGACACAAAATATTAAATTGGGTTCCTTCTGGCTCAGTGGCGATGGCGGCAATGAAGGCATTACTGTTGACGCCAGCGGAAATGTTGGCATTGGTACCGGAACCCCAGAATTTAAACTTTCATTGATTGGCGACGGTGGAATTCTTTCCACAGGAACATTTGGAAGCGGTGCCTCTCTCGTAACGGCAGGAGCTGGCACAAGAATGTTGTGGTATCCAAAAAAAGCAGCATTTAGAGCAGGAACAGCAACCGCGACTGGCGAGTGGAACGATGTCAACATCGGAACATACTCTACTGCGTTTGGATATGCGACGCAAGCTTCGGGGCAGTATTCATTTGCAATAGGTAATGGAGCTTACGCGATCGGAAGTAACTCTATCGCGATGGGCGGCGCCTATTCTTCAGGTGCAAATTCTGTGGGCTTGGGAAGAGTGGCAAATGCAATTGGTTATTCCGCAGTAGCTCTAGGGGATAGTACTTACGCGGGCGGTGACTACTCGACTGCCATGGGTGGCACAGCTCGCGCAGAAGCTATGTACTCAACGGCCATTGGCCGATTTAACGTTGGCGGAGGAAATGCGACAACATGGGTTGCCACAGATCCTCTGTTTGAGATCGGTATTGGAGCCAGCGGCGCCAGCAAAGCCAATGCTGTGACTGTTTTGAAAAATGGCAATGTCGGAATTGGAACAACAAGCCCGAATTCAAAACTTCATGTTGCCTTGTCTTCAAGCGGTGAAGCACTCACTATGGATGCACCGGCAGCAGGTTTTGTCAGCAGCTCATTCACTGTAGGTGGAGTGACCAAAGCCAGTATGGGTATAGCCTCTGGCCCTAACACATTCCTAAGTTCAAGCGGCGAATTAGCTGGTGACTTTGTCATGAAATCCACAGGCGGAAACTTCATTTTCGGTAACTACTACAGCAACGAAGCTATGAGAATCGATAAAAATGGCCTCGTCGGTATCGGAACTACTACGCCGGGTGCACCTCTTGATGTTAAGGGTGCTATTCGCATGACCGGAGCCACTTCTGGTTACACAGGCTTTAAACCTGCAGCAGCCGCAGGTTCAACAGTTTGGACTTTGCCAGCCGCAGATGGTACAGCGAACCAGGTTTTAAAAACTGACGGCGCTGGCAATCTTGGATGGGTGACTCCTTCGGCTGGTGGTATCACCTCTTTGGGAGGCCTCACTGCGGCGACGCAAACCTTTGCGATTGGGACCACAGGTACTGCCCCAGCGTTTAGTTCAGTAACAAGCACTCATACTTTGAATATTCCGATGGCTTCAACGGCTTCGGTCACTGCGGGTTTGATCAGTAAAACTGACTACGATAACTTCAATAATAAATTGTCAGCCACAATCACGACTCCTGCGACAGGACAAGTTATTCGCTATAATGGCACAAACTGGGTAAACGCCTTAGTCGCACTATCGACAGATGTGACCGGCACGTTAGCAGTGGCAAATGGCGGTACAGGAGCAACGACTGCGGCGGCGGCAAGAACAAATTTGGGATTAGGAACATCTTCGACCTTAAACACAGGTACAAGTTCAGGTTCAATCCCTTTGATTGGGGTTTCAGGAATTACAGCAAATAAAATGTGTACCTCTGATGGAACAAGTTCAATTATTTGTAATACCAATATTCCAACAGGGTCTCAATGGACGACGACAGGTTCGGATATCTATTACAACACGGGCAACGTTGGAGTCGGCACTACAAGTCCAACTTCAAACCTAGTTGTGGCCTCTAACGGAATTTTTGGCACCCAATTTGCCCTGGAAAACTCAGATACGGGTGGACATGTTTGGAAGATTGTAAGTAATGGTTCCGGAAACGCGGGTGGAGCTGGCGGTTTGTTGTTCAGCGATACGACTGCTGGTGCTGCACGCATGTTAATTAGCTCAAATGGCAATGTTGGTATCGGCACGACCTCCCCTGCCAGCGCATTGCATGTCGTTGGTGATATTCAGTTTACTGGTACGATCACTGACGTTTCCGATCGTCGTTTAAAAAAGAATATTCAACCAATAGTTTCTGGTCTTGAGACAGTTCGTAAAATCTCGGTTTATTCTTATGTGATGAAAGATGATCCGAACGAAAGAATCGAGTATGGTGTAATGGCTCAGGACTTGGTGCAGATTCTTCCACAACTTGTGAAGAACATCGATCCTAACACGGACTATATGGGCGTTAACTATTTAGGTCTGATTCCATGGAGCATTAAAGCTATTCAAGAGGTTGATAAACAAGTTCAACAGGATCATGCTTCAGCTAAGAAAATGAATCGCGACTTAGCATCAGTTCAGGATGAAAACAAGAAGCTTCAGGATGCAGTAAAAAGACTTGAAGAGAAAAATAAAAAATTAGAGGAAAAAATCTCTGCAATTTTATCGCGTTTAGAAAAACATTAG
- a CDS encoding LVIVD repeat-containing protein has protein sequence MECSLISYFKKPWASIAILFCVLLPSIGNSACSSPTASAGAMEYFVATSEMKYCNGTSWITTKYGGVTPITSLVDTAAGRITANDVAVAGNYAYMVGSNAAGLFYLTAINITNLSTPTFAGDYVGSAGAGQSIASDGTYLYAVQGTTLLVFSLASPTSPTLLGSVTNASISSGRMVVAGNYVYLASGKLVIIDVTTKSSPAVASTLTNSNFTSGSGITVSGNYVYIAGASTGYLVIVDISNKSSPAAVGSVKEPSVSMPRGVAVYGNYAYVTSASGSSNPLAIIDISNKSSPTAFGTTTVVQYSNDILIKANYAYVTDGNGNLNTLDLSSPTSPQLQQRASTLSFSYPLSKISFDGTKLVGLSTGTGLFATFDIGPTSMPLLPEAAQVLSGSPLSIDNTYAAGNTAVLANSDGSLWTFDITNPAAMTPLSQQQIKVSSNLYFPGGDFDGTYFYFVGPNQSSLYVFDLSNPASPFLTKTINHSNLSQVMAVRRSGNYIYAASANGFSIIDATTMATASMIGFNNTPLSWAKKVVISGNYAYVIQANVLSIFDITTKTAPTLIGTLTDSTNLNAVTDIAVSGNYAFIVGSSFMTVVDITTKSSPTYATKLAGLSTSANIKISGNYAYVSGSSLRSIDISTPTAPVLKNSLVCNCLGVEVLGTTAFSGNTTLPGINSFNLSNPLSLSAISSAAFNGIYESVRRFAFQGNYVLSASATSKTVTVTDISTPTNPTVSKVITDTTRYTGINDLVVSGNYAYTASSGYFTVIDVTTPATASIIGTITDATKLASGKNVRVSGNYAYYLGSSRFTVVDITTKSAPVILASITNALLSGCEGLDISGNYAYAVCATSIALVVIDVTTPSSPTIVGNSSLGASTSSKLVNVIGNYAFVADSKIKVIDVTNKAAPFLATSFDGVYSCSGCIPTDMFSVGNNLYSSGGSAIVIWDVSNPFSPEALGAPIMNSIFRTPNRMGLSSNRLVTVDGFDTLFVHEVLGIPGPMKASSKTTFAPRLKGANGIALSGNKAFIINGNSAQLTVLDISSPETPTLFSSWADPLFIGANSITISGNYAYIGETQTYGLSVIDISNPSSPFFVKKILSSFTNFFGIQSMKAVGNYLYVVGASSGKFSTVNISSPSAPAIAGSISGTTGGLAISGTYAFTCNGAALTIVDISNPASLTSSSFSNAALSGCKSIATLGNYAYVLSTGNKSMVVLDISTPTSPTIVGSVIDTTKLLNPSDIEVQGNYAYVTLSTGSITLIDISNPAAPAINDAYATSGFVNNGRLLYPYVFTADSTNSAVKVYKALPLITQGACSPAGKVDYITATNVFAYCNGSVFIPMGPIPGAGGAGCSTPTAKAGSFNYNSGINKMTYCDGSTWVSIQ, from the coding sequence ATGGAATGTTCATTAATATCTTACTTCAAAAAACCATGGGCTTCCATAGCAATCCTGTTCTGCGTTCTATTGCCTTCTATTGGAAATTCTGCCTGCTCATCACCCACAGCTTCTGCCGGAGCTATGGAATACTTTGTTGCAACCTCAGAAATGAAATATTGCAATGGCACGAGTTGGATCACTACCAAGTATGGAGGAGTCACGCCGATCACTTCCCTCGTCGATACAGCTGCCGGCCGCATCACAGCAAACGATGTCGCCGTCGCTGGTAACTACGCTTATATGGTTGGCTCCAATGCTGCAGGCTTGTTCTACCTGACCGCCATCAATATCACTAATCTCTCAACTCCCACTTTCGCCGGGGACTACGTTGGTTCGGCGGGTGCTGGTCAATCCATTGCGAGTGATGGAACTTATCTCTATGCAGTACAAGGCACCACCCTGCTGGTATTTTCACTTGCCAGCCCCACAAGTCCAACTTTGCTTGGCTCGGTGACAAATGCCTCTATTTCATCAGGAAGAATGGTCGTTGCTGGTAACTATGTCTATTTGGCATCTGGAAAACTGGTAATAATAGACGTTACAACCAAAAGTTCTCCGGCGGTCGCTAGTACTTTAACAAATAGCAATTTTACCTCAGGCTCGGGAATTACGGTCTCCGGTAACTATGTATATATAGCCGGAGCTTCGACGGGCTACCTAGTTATAGTTGATATCTCAAACAAGTCTTCGCCTGCTGCCGTTGGATCGGTGAAAGAACCTTCCGTATCTATGCCCAGGGGAGTTGCTGTCTATGGCAACTATGCTTACGTTACCAGCGCAAGCGGTTCGTCAAATCCTCTAGCTATCATAGATATCTCCAACAAATCTTCCCCGACGGCCTTTGGAACAACAACTGTAGTCCAATACTCTAATGATATTTTGATTAAGGCAAACTATGCTTATGTCACTGACGGCAACGGCAACTTGAATACCCTTGATCTGTCTTCTCCAACATCACCCCAACTGCAGCAAAGAGCTAGTACCCTCAGTTTTTCATATCCCCTATCAAAAATTAGCTTTGATGGCACAAAGCTTGTGGGACTATCTACGGGCACAGGCCTTTTTGCGACCTTCGATATTGGTCCCACATCTATGCCCTTGCTGCCTGAAGCTGCTCAAGTTTTATCGGGAAGTCCTTTAAGTATTGATAATACTTACGCTGCTGGCAACACAGCTGTTTTGGCTAACTCTGATGGATCTCTATGGACATTCGATATCACCAATCCAGCAGCGATGACTCCGCTTAGCCAACAACAGATCAAAGTAAGTTCAAATTTATATTTTCCTGGAGGTGATTTTGATGGCACCTATTTTTATTTTGTTGGTCCGAACCAATCATCACTTTACGTTTTTGATCTATCAAACCCAGCATCACCATTTTTAACAAAAACCATCAACCACTCGAATCTTTCACAGGTCATGGCTGTTAGACGATCTGGAAATTACATTTATGCCGCTTCTGCAAATGGTTTTTCTATCATTGATGCCACCACGATGGCTACGGCATCCATGATTGGATTCAACAATACTCCTTTATCGTGGGCAAAAAAAGTGGTGATTAGTGGCAATTATGCTTACGTAATACAGGCCAACGTTCTTAGCATATTTGATATCACCACCAAAACAGCTCCCACTCTGATTGGGACATTAACAGACTCAACAAATCTAAACGCAGTAACAGACATCGCAGTTTCTGGAAACTACGCCTTTATCGTAGGCAGTAGCTTCATGACGGTGGTTGACATCACCACTAAGTCATCCCCGACCTACGCGACAAAACTTGCCGGTTTGTCGACATCAGCAAATATCAAAATTTCCGGCAACTACGCCTATGTCAGCGGATCTTCTCTACGCAGTATTGATATCTCAACTCCAACGGCACCAGTTTTAAAAAACTCCCTGGTATGTAATTGCCTTGGGGTAGAAGTCCTGGGAACCACTGCTTTTTCAGGCAACACGACCTTACCAGGTATTAATTCATTTAACCTCAGCAACCCTTTATCACTTTCCGCAATTAGTAGCGCGGCCTTTAACGGAATCTACGAGTCCGTGAGAAGGTTCGCATTCCAAGGAAACTATGTTCTCTCTGCAAGCGCGACCTCGAAAACGGTGACCGTGACTGACATCAGCACTCCAACAAATCCCACAGTCAGCAAAGTGATTACCGACACAACTCGCTATACGGGAATCAATGACTTGGTCGTATCTGGCAACTATGCCTATACAGCTTCTAGCGGTTATTTTACGGTTATCGATGTTACAACACCCGCGACGGCCTCTATCATCGGCACAATTACTGATGCCACCAAACTTGCTTCCGGAAAAAATGTAAGAGTCTCTGGGAACTATGCCTACTATCTTGGAAGCAGTCGTTTCACAGTTGTCGACATCACCACAAAATCAGCTCCTGTCATTTTGGCGAGCATCACGAACGCACTTCTCTCAGGCTGTGAGGGACTTGATATCTCGGGAAATTACGCCTATGCAGTCTGCGCAACATCCATAGCTTTAGTAGTTATAGATGTTACGACACCAAGCAGTCCAACGATTGTTGGAAATAGCTCATTAGGGGCATCTACCTCATCAAAATTAGTTAATGTTATTGGCAACTATGCCTTTGTTGCCGATTCAAAAATTAAAGTGATTGACGTTACCAACAAGGCAGCCCCTTTTCTTGCAACGTCGTTCGATGGAGTTTATAGTTGCTCTGGATGCATTCCCACGGATATGTTTTCAGTTGGGAATAATCTTTATTCTTCAGGCGGTAGCGCCATAGTTATATGGGATGTCTCAAACCCATTTTCGCCCGAGGCACTGGGTGCTCCGATAATGAACTCAATCTTCAGAACTCCAAACCGAATGGGACTCTCCTCAAATCGGCTTGTTACGGTTGATGGTTTCGACACGCTGTTTGTTCATGAGGTATTGGGGATTCCAGGTCCTATGAAAGCAAGTTCAAAGACCACTTTTGCCCCGCGCCTAAAGGGGGCGAACGGGATCGCTCTTTCAGGTAACAAGGCCTTTATTATTAATGGAAATTCAGCCCAGCTAACAGTTCTTGACATATCTTCTCCAGAAACTCCTACCCTATTTTCATCGTGGGCAGATCCTTTATTTATAGGGGCAAACTCAATCACAATATCCGGGAACTATGCGTATATTGGAGAGACTCAAACTTACGGACTCTCCGTCATTGATATCAGTAATCCATCTTCTCCATTTTTTGTTAAAAAAATCCTTTCCAGCTTCACTAACTTTTTTGGAATTCAAAGCATGAAAGCTGTCGGCAACTATTTGTACGTGGTGGGGGCATCTAGTGGAAAGTTCTCTACTGTCAATATTTCTTCGCCTTCAGCTCCAGCAATCGCCGGCTCAATCTCAGGAACCACCGGAGGCTTGGCGATATCAGGTACCTACGCGTTTACGTGCAACGGCGCTGCACTGACAATTGTTGATATTTCTAATCCTGCATCACTTACCAGCTCGTCATTTTCAAATGCGGCATTATCTGGCTGTAAAAGCATTGCCACTTTAGGCAACTATGCATATGTCCTATCAACCGGAAACAAATCTATGGTCGTCCTGGACATCTCGACTCCAACCTCACCTACAATTGTTGGTTCCGTCATTGATACCACCAAACTTTTGAATCCATCAGACATAGAAGTTCAGGGTAATTACGCATATGTTACACTCAGTACAGGAAGTATTACGCTCATAGATATTAGCAACCCGGCTGCTCCTGCAATCAACGATGCCTACGCGACTTCCGGCTTTGTAAACAACGGGCGACTTCTTTACCCATATGTATTCACAGCGGATTCAACCAACTCTGCAGTAAAGGTATACAAGGCGCTTCCATTAATTACTCAGGGCGCCTGTTCCCCTGCGGGAAAAGTAGATTATATCACTGCCACTAATGTCTTTGCTTACTGTAATGGCTCTGTTTTTATTCCGATGGGCCCCATTCCGGGAGCTGGAGGCGCGGGTTGCTCTACCCCGACCGCAAAAGCAGGTTCCTTCAACTACAATTCAGGAATAAACAAAATGACATATTGCGATGGCAGCACCTGGGTTTCAATACAATAG